The Elaeis guineensis isolate ETL-2024a chromosome 12, EG11, whole genome shotgun sequence sequence TAAATGGATcaacctatttaacctgtttaataatcGAATCGGGTTCAGATTTCAGATAGTtgacccatttaacccgtttaataaatagatcgggttGGGTTAAATGTATTTAACCTGTGACAGGCTGACAGCTGAAGACCTTTAAGGCTTAAGGGCTTTAGGGTTCGGTTGGTGTCATTCGATATTTCTGTGACTCCCAACCGGTTCTGCTCCACTTCGGTCCCATTCTATTTTTTCATCCCATCTCGTTCTCCACTCTCGATGCTCTAGggttttcttttcctccttcgaTCCTCCATTGGACAAAGGAAAGGGGTTCGATCGGTGTCATTCAGTATTTCGGCGATTAAGACTCTCTGTCGATTATGCTCCATTTCGATCCCATTCCATTTTTTCATCCCATCTCATTCTCCACTCTCGATGCTTTAgggtttttttttcctcctttgatCCTCCACTGGACAAAGGGAAGGAGAAGTGGTGGTTGAGGCTCTAGGGTTTCCATAGTCGTGAGAAGTGGTGGTCCTCCTTCGAGCTCCACAGCTCCATTCCGAAGAAGCCATGAGAAGTGGGTTACTTTCTGCCTGCATTTTTCTCTCTGTTTCATTTCCAGGTGAGAACATCTTGTGATTTCTGTTTCACTTGTTTTAATCCGTGCTTCTTTTCGTTCGGATCTgcatttttttctataaatatggtgtttttatccaattttttaattattttcttgAGGTTTTGTTCAATAAATTATTTTCTGATGTGGATGATACTACTGATACTACTGACGTCTTGAGGACTTTGCTTTGTTAGATCTGATGAGGTTGGTTGTAGTTTTGTTGATGATCAGTTTGGAGTTATTTTTTTATCTTGGTTATTAGATCTGCTAGTTACTAGATCTGTTTTTTGGTCTTGGTTACTAGATCTGCTGATTTCCTGATGTCTTGGAGTTGTTTTTTGTCTTAGTCTTGATTAGCATGTCAATTTGGAGTTCTTTTTTGGTCTTGATCTTGATTAGCAGATCAATTTAaagttgttttttattttttggtcttGATTAGCAGATCAATTtgttcttttaatttttgttttttatgCTGGATGTCAAAATGCGCAGTATGGCTTATGCATAAAAGTTTATTGTAAGATTTGTGTAGAGAGGTTAtgatgattttgaaatattttttactgATTTAACTATTTCTAACAGCAACAATTTTGGATGGCCTTCTTCTACAGGCAACCGATTGTTGTCATTTTGATTTAGTTATAGATAGAATACCAAATCTaagcctcttctttttttttttttttttgatgttctaACTGTTTAATTTTTTGATGGTTAATATAAACTTTATTTGTTGAAGCATTTCCGCTGTTATTGGAGCTTGGAGTGCATGCTGTTTGCAGCCCGAAAAACATGTCTCCTCTGGATTATGTAAGTATGATTTTTGACAGTTATATCACTTTAGTATGCTGCTTCTTAAGATTGTTGGTTGTTCAAAGGTTTCTGTTGAACATGGTCATGAATATTGCTGCCAAAACAGAAAcatactcatgaatattgtaTCTTCAATATCTTACATACTTTAGGCATTCATGAACTCATGTTATCGTGCATCAAACATGCACCAATGGAAGCGGTAAAATTGAATTCATGCACAAACACGTACAAACATTTATCTTGATTATTCTTAAAAAattgaatttattttaatttttatattttttaataaaaatcataaCATACAACAATAAACAGGTTAAACGAGTTGGATCGGATCggttaaatatattatttatctaataaataagttaaatgataaatatatttaacGGATTCGATCGAATTGGTTAAACAAGTTGTTCATCTAATAAATAAGTTGAACGATAAACAGATTAAATGAATTGGATCGGATCGATTAAACAGATTAActgtttaataaatatattaaatatatcggATAAATATGTTAAATAGGTCGGATCGGATGATCTATATTAAATGGgtcaagtttaaatttaaaattttgaccgatctaataaataggttgggttcaattttattattttctgatTCAATCCGTATTTGATCCCATCCATTTATATCCGATCCGATCTAATTGCCACCTATAGTATGAACTCTAGGATTTTTCTAAcatgaatagtagaaaaaaaaattatgctagaTCGAACAGACAGGGAGACCATAGTAGACAGCTCATATCACCCGTCCATCACGCGCTCCTGCTTTAGAGTTCGTGCGGAATGGCTGCGCATTATGATTTGTGCGTGCACATCGTCAAGCATCGATGACCGGACCGCAACCTGCTCGGCTCCTCAAACAAAATCCAGTCCTCTGACATCTTTGACACCATTTCCCTCCAAAACGAACCGGATAAGATGCCGCGCTTCCCCTCGGGACTCCACCCGACCTCCATAAAAAATAGCAGCAGCCAGCGGGGTCTCCGGACTCGTTTCATCGTTCCCTCTAAATAATGTTCGATTGCTTCATACCCGTCAAAAAACTCCCAAATCTCTTTTTCCCTCCCCATTTGACCATTTCTGTCCCtcccaaatctagggtttcaacgCCCACATCAATCAGAGCTTCAAATCTCTCTGATAATAAGATCGGCTTATGTTCCTTCGGCACCGGAATTAGGGATTCCAACGCCTCCCAGGAGAAAGCCGGGAGCTTTGGGCTCTCAAATGACTTTCAGAAGCCGAGAAATGAAGCTGGGGTTTCCGAGGTTCTTCGCGAGGAGCTCCGGAAGGAGACGGAGGAAGCCCTGGAATGGAGCTTGGTGTGCTCACAAGTCTGCGCCTTTGTCTCTACGAGCGCTGGTAAAGCTCTGTGCCGGAGCGGGAGTCTTCCGATTGGTCGAGATCGTGAAGAGAGCCTGAAGCTCTTGGATCAGGCGGCGGCGGTCGTGCTCCTTCCGCAGCCGTTGGATTTTTCTGGGATCGATGATGTGTCCGAGATTGTGAGGTCGGCAGTTGATGGACAGCTGCTCACCATTAGGGAGCTCTGTGCCGTGGAGCGGAGTCTCCGGTCTGCAAGAAGGGTGTTTGAACAGCTGGAGCAAGTTTCGGCCGCTGCAGAGTCTCCCGATAGGTGACTAGCTCTATCTAATTCCTGTCCtcaaatacttattttttgaatcaaaacTGCAACTTAGCTTTTTTGTTTTTCCCCACCAAGCCATATAagaactgttgcggccaatcgcctcgtcgtccgatcgccgggagcgtgcacctgcaaaaacgagaagtccacactgaccggaggcggctccggcggggaccctccgacggtcaagtcagagaggtgactgggcaacagtgaaatgaagacagagagctcgatcgagagagagagggagagagaggagcgagcctgtgtttttggagtcgagaagtgggggagcggaccccttgcactgttgccttccccgagttatatagtggagcgcggtatggcgccgtcattaatggcgcagacaagtgaggaactgtcaactcactgtagactgtcagagtcgccgtgaaagtgtcatgtcgccgtgggctgtcaaatcaccagggttgacaatgccctcggtgggacaatgcccctagatagccgtgccgcatgctgctgtcaggactgacaaggtctggcggctgtacggcgatcggaggagtcgaccgaccctaggtcggtagccagctgagtggtgtcgggcccctccgttggtcggtcggtcggtcggtcggccagttggagtcgtccgtcggagtcggtcggccggtcggtcagtcggccagtcggtcggtcggccggtcggtcggtcggttggtcggtcggccagtcggaatcggtcggggtcgtccgtcggagtcggtcggggtcggggtcgtccgtcggggtcgtcggtcggtatatcccaacagttgccccccctactcctgagcccgatgtcgtgttggctcgcgtgaacacgtgggcgacggcttcggacgaaaggagtggttttccgtcttttcctgccccgactctgtcgatcacatcaacgaacgatccaatatcggtcgtcccgactgtaggtcgagcatgcacgtcgggtcggaggtcggccaacctccgaacgttgctcgtcgacacgatcattccgcagaatctgatagtcgagtagcatccgacgtattcggataggataacgatggcaagtcgaatatccattgtccggcctttggtcggacgtatgcgtcgggatgtatgataaacggtggcaagccgaatatccttcgatcggtcgtgaccagatcggtatgtcgcaaatacgactgcggtcgtcttggcattttgcctttcttagtcgaagctaagtcggcaagttagccagccgcattagtcgaagccctttgccttcagaggtgggggccgtcggttcggcgatcggtgatcgagccgttggtcggggcctttcgccttcaaaggctgagaccgtcgatttcggcgatcggtgatcgagccgttgattcggcgatcgacgatcgactgtgttggtcggggccttttgccttcaaaggctgaggccgtcgatttcggcgatcggtgatcgagccgttgattcggcgatcgacgatcggccgtgttggtcggggccttttgccttcaaaggctgaggccgtcgatttcggcgatcggtgatcgagccgttgattcggcgatcgacgatcggccgtgttggtcggggccttttgccttcaaaggttgaggccgtcgatttcggcgatcggtgatcgagccgttgattcggcgatcgacgatcggccgtgttggtcggggccttttgccttcagaggccgaggccgtcggttcggcgatcggtgatcgagccgttgattcggcgatcgacgatcggccatgttggtcggggcctttcgcCTTCAAAGGCTGGggtcgtcgatttcggcgatcgacgatcggtcatgttggtcggggccttttgccttcagaggccgaggccgtcggttcggcgatcggtgatcgagccgttgattcggcgatcgacgatcggccatgttggtcggggccttttgccttcagaggccgaggccgtcggttcggcgatcggtgatcgagccgttgattcggcgatcgacgatcggccgtgttggtcggggccttttgccttcagaggccgtcgatctcggcgatcgacgatcgagccgttgattcggcgatcgacgatcggccatgttggtcggggccttttgccttcagaggtcaaggccgtcgatttcggtgatcggtgatcgagccgttgattcggcgatcgacgatcggccatgttggtcggggccttttgccttcaaaggctgaggccgtcgattttggcgatcgacgatcggtcatgttggtcggggccttttgccttcagaggtcgaggccgtcggttcggcgatcggtgatcgagtcgttgattcggcgatcgacgatcggccatgttggtcggggccttttgccttcagaggtcgaggccgtcggttcggcgatcggtgatcgagccgttgattcggcgatcgacgatcggccgtgttggtcggggccttttgccttcagaggccgttgatctcggcgatcgacgatcgagccgttgattcggcgatcgacgatcggccatgttggtcggggccttttgccttcagaggctgaggccgtcgtagattctccgctccttcgatctctatcaggatctgcgcacgaggagcggggagaggggcgtaggagtcatacctgcgatgcgtcggtctcggactccattgtcggggcaagacccatctatcggtggagggcctgctgggttcagcatgggcccgacctttcttccatttttcttttcggcccgtgccttaagtcaggcgccggtcggaagctccttcgtttgcgcgcatgtacttgtacgcgcgctccagcagttcggcgtatgttcgggggagggttttgtccagggagtaggtgaaccgggatgtccttagcccccgtttcatggccgagatggccatgtctccattaaggtctcggacctcaagcgtggccgcgttgaatcgcgtcacgaagtgtcgtagagtctcattttctctctgcttgagggagaaaagactgtccgaggttcgtggcggcttccgactggtgctgaaatggaccacgaaagaatgctcgagctgcccgaagaagTGGATGcttcccgatcggagaccggagtaccaggccctggcagccttgcggagcgtggcggggaagccgatgcaaaggagagcgtcggttgccccttgaatcgtcatgagagctttgtagctctcgaggtggtcgactgggtcggtggagccgtcatatggctccacgtgcggcatcttgaaccgactaggaatcggttcgtcgaggaccagtcgggagagaggttgggcggtctggaagtcgacgtcgttcgaagacttctggccgtccatctgcaactgcgcgagccggcggtcgatttcctcgaaccggcgctcgtagtcgtccgctcgtcgatgctgggagaccccgggagtggagtctccggaagattctgagagggaggccgacggcgtgcgcggtcgtttctccttccttgtcCTTTCcagcggggaaggagagggctgctgggaccgtcggtcagcACGCCAGGGCcgctcctcctcttctccgtgggagagctgttgagggcgctcgcgcggaggcgacagggatcggcgcggtcgtcggcggctgctcctggagggcatcggacgggccgccggttgttgctggaggctcttgactgcgtccgtcagtacggtcatctgccgtacgatggacgcgatctgcgcctcggtggtcaccgcggggtgtggagagctgggctccgccgccggcggtggcggggaggcctcttcccggcgggaagagcgccttgccgatccggtgatcctcgatcgttgggctcttgtctttgtcattctgtccccttcctggcgcgccaatctgttgcggccaatcgcctcgtcgtccgatcgccgaggagcgtgcacctgcaaaaacgagaagtccacactgaccggaggcggctccggcggggaccctccgacggtcaagtcagagaggtgactgggcaacagtgaaatgaagacagagagctcgatcgagagagagagagggagagagaggagcgagcctgtgtttttggagtcgagaagtgggggagcggaccccttgcactgttgccttccccgagttatatagtggagcgcggtatggcgccgtcattaatggcgcagacaagtgaggaactgtcaactcactgtagactgtcagagtcgccgtgaaagtgtcatgtcgccgtggggctgtcaaatcaccagggttgacaatgcccttggTGGGACAATGCCTCtagatagccgtgccgcatgctgctgtcaggactgacaaggtctggcggctgtacggcgatcggaggagtcgaccgaccctaggtcggtagccagctgagtggtgtcgggcccctccgttggtcggttggtcggccggtcggtcggtcgaccGGTCggctagtcggtcggtcggccggtcggtcggtcggccagtcggtcggtcggtcggtcggccagtcggtcggtcggtcggtcggtcgtccgtcggagtcgtccgtcggagtcggtcggtcggccggtcggtcggtcggtcggccagtcggtcggtcggtcggctagtcggagtcggtcggggtcgtccgtcggggtcgtccgtcggagtcggtcgtccgtcggggtcgtccgtcggggtcgtcggtcggtatatcccaacaagaaCATTTGCATTTCCTCTAAATCAACGCAAAGATCTTACTTGAGCTTGGCGAATTACCTCCAGAAATTCAGTGACCATAATTCGTTCCCCGTCCCCCGGATGTCTTTTGTCGAGGAATTTAAAGGCGCTACCTTTGAAAATTTCCGGTAGCAGGAATTTTTAACTTTGCTGCAGTGAAAGGCGTAATTTTAATAATTCAAGTTACATGCACACAGCTTCTTCTTTCGTGTTAGATTTAGTAAGCAGGGTATCTGATTAGACTATGTGCAGCCCTGAGTTAGATTTTGGATGCTCATAGCTTTTCAGATCAAGCCCATTTCTCTGTTTTATTTATGTTCCTGATTTACAAGCAGCAGTTACATGATACTATCATTTGCTTATTCCTGCACAGGTTGGCTCCTCTACTTGATATACTCCAAGATTGTGATTTCCTTACAGATATAGCAAACAAGATCGGATTTTGTATTGACTGTACTCTCTCTGTAGTTCTGGATCGAGCTAGTGTGAAGTTGGAATCTGTTAGGTTGGAAAGGAAGCAGAACATGGAGAGACTGGAGTCTTTGTTAAGGGAAATATCCATGAATGTTTTCCAGGCTGGTGGCATTGACAGTCCTCTGATTACCAAGCGTAGGTCAAGAATGTGTATTGGTATTAAGGCTTCTCACAAGTCTCTACTTCCTGAAGGTGTTGTTCTAAGTTCCAGTAGCTCGGGAGCAACATATTTTATGGAGCCAAGAGATGCTGTTGAGCTGAACAACATGGAAGTTAGGCTTTTGAATGATGAGAAAGATGAGGAGCTTGCTATTTTGGGTTTCCTATCTTCCGAAATTGCATGCTCAGAAACAAAGTTCAGGCTTTTGATGGAAAAGATTCTGGAGTTGGATCTTGCTTCTGCCAGGGGTGCTTATGCCCTGTGGATGAATGGTGTGCGCCCAGTTTTCAGCGAGGGCCATCAAAGTATCAAGTCAAGTATATCTACGGACTCTCTGTCAATAGATATTCAAGGTATTCAACATCCTTTGCTCCTTCAGCCTTCACTTAGAAGTTTGTCATCTATTTCAATACCAGAAGCTGGGAGCTCAGAAATGTTGAATAGGAGAGATGGGCTGATGGAGTCTGAAGATTTGCCCGAAGCTGAAACACCAGTACCCATAGACATCAGGATTGGATATACCACAAAGGTGCTTGTGATCTCTGGACCGAACACTGGAGGTAAAACTGCGACTATGAAAACCTTGGGTTTGGCAGCACTAATGTCTAAGGCTGGTATGTTTTTGCCAGCTAGAGGTAGGCCAAGACTTCCATGGTTCGACCAGATTCTTGCTGATATTGGTGATCATCAGGTAGTTTCTCTACCTTTTTTAAAGAGAAGATATATGTGTCTTAAGGTGATCAAATTTGGTTTTATTTCTGAAACCTGTATTTTCTGGATTGAAGTCACTGGAGCATAATCTCTCAACCTTTAGTGGGCATATATCACGCATCTGCAAGATATTGGAAGTTGCTTCAAATGATTCACTTGTTCTCATTGATGAGATTGGTAGTGGTACCGACCCTTCAGAAGGTGTGGCTCTTTCCACCAGCATTATGCAGCACCTTGCTGGTTGTGTCGATCTAGCTGTTGTGACTACCCATTTTGCGGACTTAAGCCATCTGAAGGATGGCGATTCTCGATTTGAAAATGCTGCTATGGAGTTTTGTGTGGAAAGCTTGCAGCCTACATATCGCATATTGTGGGGAAGTACTGGTAATTCCAATGCTTTGAGTATTGCTAAGTCAATTGGCTTTGATCAGAAGGTGCTGGACCGTGCACAAGAATGGGTTGAGAGGCTAGCCCCTGACAAACAAAGGGAACAGCAGGGTTTGCTTTATCAGTCATTGTTGGAAGAAAGGAACCTGTTAGAGGCTCAATCAAAGGAAGCTGCATCTGTTCTTTCAGAAGTTAAGAGGTTACATCTTGAGGTATTTTCTTATCATTTGCTAAGGCAATAATTGATTAAACCCATGAACAATCATTTTATAGTGAAGTCATGTGGTAGTTACCTATGTAGAATTGTCTCTAATGGTAGAGTAGGTTCCATCCCTTCTAATTGGTAAGTTTCACAAAAGGTTTGGGTCATTGCTTCTTTCCAGCTATTTTATATTTCTTATCACTGGATCTTCAATGTGCACAAGAGGTATCTTCATAAACATGATCATATCTATTTGATGGATGTGTTCAGTCTCTCAGATTTATTATGCCAACAAGATCAATTTGTTATTAGCTGGATGATCACCTTTGTCAAATTTTAGCTATTCTAATTTTAGCTTATTTACCTTTTGTTCCTTTCAACTGTTATTTTTTCTCATTccccctcttctctcttttctttcttgttcTCATCTTATACTTTTTCTCATTAATAAATTGGGTGGGTTATGTTAGACCCTATCCTTTAGCCTGTTGCTTTCAGCCAAGAAGAGCTAATCACAAGAGTCAAACATGAGTTATGTGGATGAGCCCAAAGAAATTATTAGATAGAGGGGATCCCCCACCGGTCATGTAACTAAACTAAATTAAATTCTGAAACAACTGAGTTGACATCGATTGTCCAAGTGATCGCCTTGAGCTTACTAAAATAATGCTTTCTCCCCTAGTGAAGCCTAGACTCAATATGAAGAATTATTTACATGTAGTATTCCGAACGCTAAAACTAATCTCGATCTTAAAGAAATTCCTGCTGCATCACTGTTGAGCTCTGACTCCTGGCAAAATATCACTGTAAGGAGATTCTAGTATTGTACTAATAAGGAACATGTCCAGACAAATTCAACAAGGTGTCAGCAGCTATATTTCTTTAAGTTCATCTTTATGATGCATGAAGTTCATGTATCACCTGGCTCAATCCTTGCATTGATGGGAGTTTCGATATAAGGGCCTCTTTGAATAATCCTGCCCAATCCGTAGGATTGGAAACAGGATTTCTAGTATTAAAAGATATCAGGCCCAGCCTGGCCCACATCAACTAGTACTCCCCAAGCCCATTTATGGAGGGAGGGAGAAAAGGACCTCTGCAAGTCCTGTTTTCGCCCTTCTTCCCCCCTGCTGACTCCTCCCCATCTCCCTGTCCCTCTCCACCATACCCCCCTCCTGTGTGCCTCAATCTTCTGTGCTAGAGTGCAGTGGAGAGGCCATATTCCTTCATAACTTCTAAATACAAGACGCCATTAGAGCATTGTTATGAATAAGAACTAAAGAGCGACACCATGTATGCTTTGAATCTGATTCGTTTTCTTTCCAGATGTTGGGTTCAAATTTTGCTGCTGTGTTGGTGTTGATTTCATTTGCAAAGTATCAATGATATGCCATATAAAAAGCATGGTTTTGCATCTTTCTCTAATGTGCTGTACCTCTGAATCTTCATATTGCTTTCTTGGATCATATAGATTCACTCTGAGGCGGAAGATCTTGATAGGCGTGTTTCTGCTCTGAAGGCAAAAGAATCCCATCGGGTGCAACAGGAATTAAAGACTGTGAAGTCTCAAATGGATTCCATAATCAAGAATTTTGAAACTCAACTTAAAAATGCAAGTCCCGATCAGTTTAAATCAATGATTAGAGAAGCGGAGGCTGCTATTGCCTCCATTGTTGCAGCTCACCATCCAGGTGATGATACCCTATTTCAAAAAACAGACAGTCACAGTTCATATATACGACAAATTGGAGACAAAGTATATGTGAAAGGGTTAGGAAATAAGTTGGCCGCTGTAATTGAAGCTCCAGCAAAAGATGACATTGCTATGGTGCAGTATGGAAAAATGAAGGTACGTGTGAAGAAAACAGACATGAAGTTGGTTGAAGGTAGCATGAAGGATACAGTATATTCTGCATCACACTTAAAAGTGCAGGTGTGTCGGAAAACTGTACTTCAATTATTTCTGGTTCATCCTTTTAGCttagcttttcttagataccttTCTTTTGATATAGTTAATCATTTTAACATAGACATTCTCGAAGAAAGATGGATCTT is a genomic window containing:
- the LOC140852872 gene encoding uncharacterized protein isoform X3, with amino-acid sequence MFDCFIPVKKLPNLFFPPHLTISVPPKSRVSTPTSIRASNLSDNKIGLCSFGTGIRDSNASQEKAGSFGLSNDFQKPRNEAGVSEVLREELRKETEEALEWSLVCSQVCAFVSTSAGKALCRSGSLPIGRDREESLKLLDQAAAVVLLPQPLDFSGIDDVSEIVRSAVDGQLLTIRELCAVERSLRSARRVFEQLEQVSAAAESPDRLAPLLDILQDCDFLTDIANKIGFCIDCTLSVVLDRASVKLESVRLERKQNMERLESLLREISMNVFQAGGIDSPLITKRRSRMCIGIKASHKSLLPEGVVLSSSSSGATYFMEPRDAVELNNMEVRLLNDEKDEELAILGFLSSEIACSETKFRLLMEKILELDLASARGAYALWMNGVRPVFSEGHQSIKSSISTDSLSIDIQGIQHPLLLQPSLRSLSSISIPEAGSSEMLNRRDGLMESEDLPEAETPVPIDIRIGYTTKVLVISGPNTGGKTATMKTLGLAALMSKAGMFLPARGRPRLPWFDQILADIGDHQSLEHNLSTFSGHISRICKILEVASNDSLVLIDEIGSGTDPSEGVALSTSIMQHLAGCVDLAVVTTHFADLSHLKDGDSRFENAAMEFCVESLQPTYRILWGSTGNSNALSIAKSIGFDQKVLDRAQEWVERLAPDKQREQQGLLYQSLLEERNLLEAQSKEAASVLSEVKRLHLEIHSEAEDLDRRVSALKAKESHRVQQELKTVKSQMDSIIKNFETQLKNASPDQFKSMIREAEAAIASIVAAHHPGDDTLFQKTDSHSSYIRQIGDKVYVKGLGNKLAAVIEAPAKDDIAMVQYGKMKVRVKKTDMKLVEGSMKDTVYSASHLKVQQ
- the LOC140852872 gene encoding uncharacterized protein isoform X2, which encodes MFDCFIPVKKLPNLFFPPHLTISVPPKSRVSTPTSIRASNLSDNKIGLCSFGTGIRDSNASQEKAGSFGLSNDFQKPRNEAGVSEVLREELRKETEEALEWSLVCSQVCAFVSTSAGKALCRSGSLPIGRDREESLKLLDQAAAVVLLPQPLDFSGIDDVSEIVRSAVDGQLLTIRELCAVERSLRSARRVFEQLEQVSAAAESPDRLAPLLDILQDCDFLTDIANKIGFCIDCTLSVVLDRASVKLESVRLERKQNMERLESLLREISMNVFQAGGIDSPLITKRRSRMCIGIKASHKSLLPEGVVLSSSSSGATYFMEPRDAVELNNMEVRLLNDEKDEELAILGFLSSEIACSETKFRLLMEKILELDLASARGAYALWMNGVRPVFSEGHQSIKSSISTDSLSIDIQGIQHPLLLQPSLRSLSSISIPEAGSSEMLNRRDGLMESEDLPEAETPVPIDIRIGYTTKVLVISGPNTGGKTATMKTLGLAALMSKAGMFLPARGRPRLPWFDQILADIGDHQSLEHNLSTFSGHISRICKILEVASNDSLVLIDEIGSGTDPSEGVALSTSIMQHLAGCVDLAVVTTHFADLSHLKDGDSRFENAAMEFCVESLQPTYRILWGSTGNSNALSIAKSIGFDQKVLDRAQEWVERLAPDKQREQQGLLYQSLLEERNLLEAQSKEAASVLSEVKRLHLEIHSEAEDLDRRVSALKAKESHRVQQELKTVKSQMDSIIKNFETQLKNASPDQFKSMIREAEAAIASIVAAHHPGDDTLFQKTDSHSSYIRQIGDKVYVKGLGNKLAAVIEAPAKDDIAMVQYGKMKVRVKKTDMKLVEGSMKDTVYSASHLKVQAHKYVFVLCISQSKSPRMFFYL
- the LOC140852872 gene encoding uncharacterized protein isoform X1 encodes the protein MFDCFIPVKKLPNLFFPPHLTISVPPKSRVSTPTSIRASNLSDNKIGLCSFGTGIRDSNASQEKAGSFGLSNDFQKPRNEAGVSEVLREELRKETEEALEWSLVCSQVCAFVSTSAGKALCRSGSLPIGRDREESLKLLDQAAAVVLLPQPLDFSGIDDVSEIVRSAVDGQLLTIRELCAVERSLRSARRVFEQLEQVSAAAESPDRLAPLLDILQDCDFLTDIANKIGFCIDCTLSVVLDRASVKLESVRLERKQNMERLESLLREISMNVFQAGGIDSPLITKRRSRMCIGIKASHKSLLPEGVVLSSSSSGATYFMEPRDAVELNNMEVRLLNDEKDEELAILGFLSSEIACSETKFRLLMEKILELDLASARGAYALWMNGVRPVFSEGHQSIKSSISTDSLSIDIQGIQHPLLLQPSLRSLSSISIPEAGSSEMLNRRDGLMESEDLPEAETPVPIDIRIGYTTKVLVISGPNTGGKTATMKTLGLAALMSKAGMFLPARGRPRLPWFDQILADIGDHQSLEHNLSTFSGHISRICKILEVASNDSLVLIDEIGSGTDPSEGVALSTSIMQHLAGCVDLAVVTTHFADLSHLKDGDSRFENAAMEFCVESLQPTYRILWGSTGNSNALSIAKSIGFDQKVLDRAQEWVERLAPDKQREQQGLLYQSLLEERNLLEAQSKEAASVLSEVKRLHLEIHSEAEDLDRRVSALKAKESHRVQQELKTVKSQMDSIIKNFETQLKNASPDQFKSMIREAEAAIASIVAAHHPGDDTLFQKTDSHSSYIRQIGDKVYVKGLGNKLAAVIEAPAKDDIAMVQYGKMKVRVKKTDMKLVEGSMKDTVYSASHLKVQDQGQYYKEASVRANKDEVSFGPAVRTSKNTVDLRGMRVEEASHHLHMAISGCRSNGVLFVVHGMGTDAVKECAMDILRNHPRVAKFEEESPMNYGCTIAYIK